The Stenotrophomonas sp. ASS1 genome segment TGGACCAGCGCCAACGACATGGGCCTGTTCGTCGCGGCCCTGCTGCGCAGCATCCGCACCAAGGATGGATGGCTGCCGCAGTCATTGGCCCTGCAGATGGTCAGCGAAGTGGCGCCGGCCGGTCGTGGCCTGGGACCGGAGCTCGCCGGCAACGGCGCCAGTCGCCGCTTCTTCCACAATGGCAGCAATGACAGCTATCACGCCGGCATCGAAGGCTACCCGGAGAGCGGCGATGGATTCGTCATCCTGACCAATGGCGACAACGGCCCCGCACTGCGCGGGGAAATCCGCAATGCCCTTTCCGACGCACTCGGCCACAATGCCAAACCAGTCATCCGCACGCTTGACCCGGCGCTTCTGCGCGACAGCTACCCAGGTTTCAGCGGCCACTTCGTACTCGATGGCGCGCTGCCGATGGACGTCCGCGGCGGTCTCGCTGACTGGTTCGAAGCCACGACGTTGGACGTACAGGCAGGCCAAGCGGGACTGGAACTGCGCCTTCCAGGACGGGGCAAGGCCGTCATGCTCCAGGCACTGACCCCTGTTCGCTTCCTCGCCGGCAGCGTAGGTGCGGAGCTGCTGTTCCACCGTGGTGGCGACGGCACGGTCCAAGCCCTCAGCGTGATTGCCGAAGGCGCGCGTGCCTACTATCGGCGCGCGGATATCGCGCCAGCAGCGGGCCACTGATCCATCGCTGGCGGCGCCGGGCTACTGCCCGGCCCGCTCAGAGCGCCGAACGCGGCGGCAGCGACCAGTCGATCGGGGCCTGGCCGCGGCGCTGCAGGTACTCGTTGGCCATCGAGAAATGCTGGCAGCCCAGGAAGCCGCGGTGGGCCGACAGCGGCGACGGGTGCGGCGACTTCAGCACACGGTGGCGGCGGGTGTCGATGACCTTGCCCTTCTTCTGCGCGTACGCGCCCCAGAGCATGAACACCAAGCCGTCGCGTTCGCGGTTGAGCACATCCACCACGTGGTCGGTGAAACCTTCCCAGCCACGCCCCTGGTGGGCACCGGCCTGGCCCTCTTCCACCGTCAGCACGGCATTGAGCAGCAGCACACCGCGCTGCGCCCACGGGATCAGGCAGCCATGGTCCGGACGCGGGATACCGAGATCGCTCTCGATCTCCTTGTAGATGTTCAGCAGCGACGGCGGCACCGGCACTCCGGGCGCCACCGAGAAGCTCAGCCCATGCGCCTGACCGCGGCCGTGGTACGGGTCCTGGCCGAGGATCACCACCTTCACCTGCTCGAACGGCGTGGCATCGAACGCAGCGAAGATCTGCGGGCCGGGCGGGAACACCGCCGCACCGCTGGCCTTGCGCTGGCGCAGGAAGCTGGACAGCTCGCGCATCTGCGGCTGCATCAGGTAATCACCGACATGCTGCTTCCAGCTCGGCTCGAGCTGGATCGTCGGGGTGCCGGCTACTTCATCAATCATCACGCCACTTCATCGAATCAGGGGTCCATCGTTCAACCGGGCCAGGCGCAGCTGGAACAGCACCTTGGTGACCAGCAGGCGCTCTTCGATCGGCTTGAGCACCAAGTCGTTGGCACCGGACTGCAGCAGCCCGGTCTGGTTGTGCGGGTTGCCATCGCCGGTCATCACCAGCACCGGCAGGCGACGCTTGCCGTAGCCGAAGTCCACGCGCACGCGCTGCACCACGTCGCGACCGCTCAGTTCGCCCTTCAGGGTGACGTCGGTCAGCACCAGGTCGATGCGGTGGCGACTGCGGCCCAGCGACTCGGCAGTGAGCAGGGTGAACGCCTCTTCGGCGCTGACCACGTGCAGCACGTTCAACTGCTGGCGTTCCAGCATGCGCTTGGTAGCCTCGGCAACCACGCGGCTGTCCTCGATATAGAGGATGGTGGCGCCGGGAATGGTCTGCGGCTGCACGTAGCCGCGGATGAAGGTCGCCAGTGCCTCGTGGCCCAGCGCCTTGTCGAAATAGTCGGTGACGTACTCGGTGAAGCGGCGCTGCTCCAGATGCTGCTGGGCATCGCCGGAGACCACGATCACCGGCACATAGGCCTGGCCTGCGGCTTCGCGGACCATCCGCGCCAGTGCCAGGCCGTCGCCATCACGCAGGGTCAGCGAGGTGGTCACCAGATCCACCGGCCCCTGTGCCAGCGCCTGCTGTGCGTCCTCGATGCTGTCGCAGCCGATCACCTCCACGCCCGGCAGGTCACGCTGCAGGACGTCGGCGATCAGCTTGCGCACCAGCTTTGACCCATCGACCACCATCACCCGCGTCGCGGGCCCTTCAAGGTGCTTCAGCGCTTGCGGTTGCATGCCGGTCTCAGGTGTCGGTCGGGCGGGTCTGGCGAAG includes the following:
- the ung gene encoding uracil-DNA glycosylase gives rise to the protein MIDEVAGTPTIQLEPSWKQHVGDYLMQPQMRELSSFLRQRKASGAAVFPPGPQIFAAFDATPFEQVKVVILGQDPYHGRGQAHGLSFSVAPGVPVPPSLLNIYKEIESDLGIPRPDHGCLIPWAQRGVLLLNAVLTVEEGQAGAHQGRGWEGFTDHVVDVLNRERDGLVFMLWGAYAQKKGKVIDTRRHRVLKSPHPSPLSAHRGFLGCQHFSMANEYLQRRGQAPIDWSLPPRSAL
- a CDS encoding response regulator, with protein sequence MQPQALKHLEGPATRVMVVDGSKLVRKLIADVLQRDLPGVEVIGCDSIEDAQQALAQGPVDLVTTSLTLRDGDGLALARMVREAAGQAYVPVIVVSGDAQQHLEQRRFTEYVTDYFDKALGHEALATFIRGYVQPQTIPGATILYIEDSRVVAEATKRMLERQQLNVLHVVSAEEAFTLLTAESLGRSRHRIDLVLTDVTLKGELSGRDVVQRVRVDFGYGKRRLPVLVMTGDGNPHNQTGLLQSGANDLVLKPIEERLLVTKVLFQLRLARLNDGPLIR